The Anas acuta chromosome 2, bAnaAcu1.1, whole genome shotgun sequence genomic interval ACTACTAAGTCCACCATTAAATCATGTTAATAAGTgctacatctacacattttctgaagacctccagggatggtgactcaactacttccctgggcagcctgttccagtatttCACAGCCCTTTCAGTGAATAAATTTCTCCCAgtatccaacctgaacctcccctggcacaacttgaggccatttcccctcttCTTATTGCTCAGTGcttgggagaacagaccaatttccacctcactgcagcctcctttaaggtaattgcaGAGTATGACaaggtctctcctgagcctcctttctccagactaaacaaccctaGCTCCCTCAGCTGATCCTCATAAAACTTGTTTTCTAGACCCTttaccagcttcatagcccttctctggacatgtttcagggcctcgatgtccttgtagcgaggggcccaaaactgaacacagtacttgaggtacggcctcaccagagccaagtacagggggacaatcattttcctagccctgctggccacactgcttcttatgcaagccaggatgctgttggccttcttggccacctgagcacattgctggctcatattcagctgactaccCATGAATATCCCAGGTCCCTCTGTCAAGCCTTCCTATCCTTGGGCAGATCAACTTAAGACACCAtgttggtgtcatctgcaaacttactgagggtgcactcaatcccctcatccagatcatcgataaagatattgaagggAACTGGCCCCAGTGCTGAGCCCTCagggatgccactagtgactggcttgcaactggatttaactccattcaccacggctctttgggcctggccacccagccagtttttaacccaatgaagtgtacGCCTGTCACAGccatgagcagacagtttcattgaaataaagaaagatCTAAATAAAGGCTTCTTTCCTGATCTGGCATATGACTTACCTCACCAAGACAGCCTTCCTTCACCATGTATTTCCTGACGTGATTCCAGATGCGGCTTTTGGTCAGCAAGCTGCCTCCAGTGGCTTGTTCAAATTTTTCATAGCTTCCGTACTTCTGCAGTGTCCGCTCCATAATATTAATGGACTATAAAATACATAATCGTAGCAAATATGCAGGCAGTAAGAACCCAATGTCAGACTGGCATATCCACTCttttccactcttttttttttctttttttttttttctgtctctcttattctcttccatttatttttaacttgctgGGAGTCAAAATCAAACTGTAGTCACTGAATATAGGCTGACACACTCTGTAATcaatttacttcattttcagacATATATTAATGccaaagtactgaaaaaaagatTCTGATTAACTTGTGTTGGATCCACATGCATCAGCATGACACCAATGATTATCACTTTTATGAACTAATAcccattttctctttcatttgggCAAAGTTGCACAACTGCCGAGTAAACCAGATTTAATAGCTCACAAGGACATTTACAGGTTAAGTTGGcagcatgtttctttttatgactttccaaagtattttaaagatatCAACTATTACTGTCATCTTGCTACAACTcttcatattttctgatttaCAATTGTTGAAACATGATTAAATAGACGTATAGCTATAATTTAAACAATAATATTTCTACCAAAAATGTCTCAACGATGAAATCCTTTGTACCAtggatttctgtgtttcagaaaggatgagaaagaacagaaacttTATCCACAGAACTTCCCTTTAAACCATACTATCTCTCTATAACCccaaaaaatgaagaaggaaagttTCATTAGGCAAATAAAGTGATGCCAACTTTAGCTCTCTTATATATTGCTGCTGGAAGAAGTCCCTTGTGGGTAGGCAGCAGAGCATGATGCCTATTATGTGGTCTGAACTTTGCATGTTGAAGATGTTACTGCTGGGGTGTGAAATGCTCATCCCCAATAATCTACTTTCCAATATGTCATTTCACACTCTTCAAGGAAAATGCAGTCTAGAATAACTTTTTACCCAGCAGTAGCTCAGCTACAgggaactgatttttttaatagatgtgATAGCAGAAGCTGCCAGGGATatcagtgggaaaaaatatatatatgcgACTGATATTACCTTAAAGAATGAATGTTCTTGCTAAGAAAATACTGCTAATAATGATGGTAGAGATCCTGCAGACTGAATCTCTCTTTACCTTGTACAGTTAGTTATATCCATGCACCGAGCTGACAACACTCTCGTTGTTTCCAGCTATGCAATTCTGGCATTGTCTGATTAGCTTATTGTCCACAAAACAGCCATTCATTTTGTATCTCTCACTGCTATTAAGAATCCCAttctaatatttttcaagtTGAAACTAAGCAACCTTCAGTAATTTCCCTGAGTAAAGCTGTAAGTGCTGGTAGTTATGATGTGTTCTTATGGTCCTGTATCTCTTTGATGAAAGATAAGTTACCTGAATGCCAAAGAAATACTGCActtaatttaatatttctttgtcTGCCTCTCATACTTGATATTAAATTTGAAGGGCCTCCTGGTcagttcttttttgttgttgttgtttagaaGAATAAAGAACACCTGGGTCTCCCAAGCCAGTTTTTACTGACAGAACCCTCCTCAGCCATGGGAGCAAAATGCATGGGCTAGGAAAGATTAATACTGAATCTGAAAATGAGGTACAAGCAGAAACCTGCTGCAAACATCACCTGTGGATATTCCAACAGCTATCCCGCTAGTTCTTCAGGGACAGCATAGCAGCACCATGATGCAGCACTAACACAACTGGTCCAGAAAGGCAGAGTATAGCCAGAGCATGACTACAGCACAAAGAGGCTCACAATAAAGCCACTTGGTGTTGTTAGATGAAACCTATCTCCCCTCGCTGCCTCCCATGGCTGCTACTCCCTAACCACCCTATGAACTGCAGCAGAAGTTCAGGCTTGTTAGGAATGTACTGCAGTCATGCACTAGACCCACCCTGAGCAAATTCGGGATTGTAATGTCCTAACCCAGCATCCCTGAGATGATGTCCCACCAGGAGGAACAGCATGCCACCACTCAGCCTTGTGGCGTTGGGCTTGTTCTCAGGATCCAGCCCATCTTGGCAGCTGGCCCCTGCACTTGCTGAAGTTAGGCTAAGAACTGGATGTCATGAAGAAAGGCACCAATGAGGAACATGTTATCTTTTCTTCGTGAAGTTTTCTTTATAAGATCAGGTGCCTGAATGTCTGACCAGAGGTACCATAAAGAGCAGAATGCCATGCCCTTGTAATGCTTGAGCCACCCCATTCACTTTGGTTTTGCCTCTCCCTGTTATGACACTACTATGCAATGAAAACTTCAGCATCCTTCTGCAACTCAACAACAAATGGCATTTTTCAAGAATGTATCGAAATAGAGGATGCACCCTCACCTGCATCGTTCTACCTCCCCACTACTGTTGACAATTCAAATAGGCTCGGTGccattatttttactgttactTCTGTTAATTAATCACATGGAAATATGAGTGTGGAGAACTACACATCTGTACTGAAGATTTGTGATGCAAATGGTATTTCAGTTCCCAGTAACCTCCCCATACATTAGGTCTTGTATGCATGCATAGTTGTGGCAGGGCCTAACATATAAATAAAGTTTAGAGAGATTACTGCATGTCAGTAAGTAATTCATTTGCTTGTGAATAGTCAAGTTATAACATCACACATCATCTAAAAATGACCTCAGACAAATGAAGCAAGATCAGCATCCAACTTAAGTATTAAAAGGAGGAATACATGAACCCATAATGGAAGGCATAATATTTCTGAGGACTAAGGACAATTGCTTCTAGCAAAGTCTAGGATGATGGCCTAAATGTAGAGAACAAAATCAAGGAAAATCTAGTTCTTAATAGCTTGTatgttttccagatttttttgttcctttttaaactgaattattATATACCTGTTGTTAACTTCTTCTGAAAATCttacagtttgctttttttttttaaaaaaaaaaaaacaaacaaaaaaagtgtttcagtaTCTCTGCACAAGCTGAGGTATTTTCCAACAAAACCCATGGTTAAAGAAGCAAACCAAAAATGTCTGACCACTGTCCCAGGAAGTTTATTCTCAGCTGGCCACCTGAGTAACTCATGgttcttcagttcttcagtttCCTTTGTAAGGTGCCAGACCCCTAAGATATTAACTGCTAGGTTTTGCGGTGTACCTGGTTTCCCTGAATAACTAATTACCTTCATTTGCTCACTGTGAAAGATGTTATCTCTAAATTAATCTTCTGGCACAAAATTTGTCTTCATTGCTTGCTGAGATTAAATTTCAGTGAAGCTTATTAGATTAAACACACTTAAATTCTTTGATGCTCAAACCCCTTCACATGTGCACCTGTAATTTCCATTCCTAAAgtcttgctgccctgcagcactgtattttgtcTCCCAAACCTCTTCTTTTTTCCATCTCTATTCACAGCCAACCCTGTCTCTCAGCCATGGATTCTGGTAAGGTCTCCTTCAAGTCCATTGAGATGCTGGAAGTGAAGTTTTGAATGAAAGTTACTAGGTGGTTCTGTTAGCTGAAATTACCTACTGGttgttaaaagactaattctgTCACCAGGAAGAACTTCTCTCATGCTGCTTGGCAATAGGGCTGTGGTCTTTGGCCTGTGTGGTCAAGCCATCTCCTACAGAGCTGTGTGGAAACCTGTTTGCTACGAGATGGCTGAGGCGTCCTGTCACAACTATGTCAGCTTCAGAGCTGTAACAGTAATATGTTGCTGTGATTAATAACACTTTTATAAAGATGATAGCCAGATAAAGAAGCAAGATGTAAGGGGGCTGCTTCAGGCTGAGTTACAGTCCAAACCTGAGCTGAAGCTCTCCCCCAAGGCCAAAGGCAGGGAACCGCAATTCCCCAAGCAGCTGAGACATGTCTTTCTGCattcaaatgtattttgtatgCTTGTATAAAGCGGCACTTCCCTTTAAAAGTTTTCAATAACGGgatttaaaatgcagtaaatcCTGTGGGTGGAAAGGTCTGGCTTTAAATTCTCTGAAAGTTGTTCAGTGCAGGAACGGATGCAAGGACGAATGccattttccaaagcagccaCAATTtggtcatttctgttttcagggaTCTTAGGGCACCTTTTAGAAAATATCCAACACTATGTGTTTCTCCTAAGAAATCAAATGTAGCCAGAAATAATGGCTCAGGTGCTGGAATGGATCCATGCAGTGAGCTTAACTGCTGGTAGGCCTGCAGGCATGACCCTGCCCTGGCTGAACCAGCCACCTCAGGTAACACCTGGCCTTGACTGAAGGGTCCCACAGCTCCTGTGTTCCCAACACAAGTGGGAAGGAGGCCACTCTGGTTTGGATGAGGAGTGCTTAGCCATGAGAGCACGAGCCATGCCTTGCCATTTGCCCTCTGGGCCAGAGAACTGGACCAGGATTGTTTTATTCATGAGTATGTATGTAGCCTCACAGTTTCACTGACTGCTGACTGTGAGCAATgtagaaactgaaatatttgagaGTAACAACTAAATTCTAGATGTTTTTGAATAGTGCCTGATTATAAAATCATGGAGTGAGTCGACAAATGGTTTGGAAATCATGACTCCTGTCCTCCACTTAAATTGCATGACGGACTGAACAGGTCTTCTTAacattatacatatatatatatatatatatatatatatatatatatatatatatataatatatatatatatattatatatattatatattattgcAGAGAAGCAGGAACACCAGCACCATTGCTAGTGGAAGAGAAGAACCTTGGCTTAGATCCCACCAAATACTCCGCAGAGAAAGGCTGATCATCACACGTCCTCTCCCAGTCAGGACTGCTCTCAGTCCTCACACAGACGCCACAGGAACAGAGTTTGGCCTGCCTCTAAGCAAACCACATGTGTGAGGACCAGGTCAGTTTTGTATCAAACTGTGTGAATTAAGCTTTTTCTATAATGTGATGCCAAAGCCTTGGatggagaagaaacaaacaggaaaaagatgAGTGAGATGCACAGACTGAAGGAGGCTGAGAAAGGCAGCAAAAGATGAGAGCTAGGTTTGAAGAAGAGAAATcaaagaaccacagaatcatagaatggtttgggttggaagagaccttaaacgctcatctagttccaaccccctgtcatgggcagaTACACCTCccattagaccaggttgcccaaagccccatcaaACTTGGCcgtgaacacttccagggatggggcatccacagctcctctgggcaacccgtgccagtgcctcaccaccctctgagtgaagagtttcttccttatatctaatctaaatcaaCCCTCTTACACTCATTGTCGTGTCACTACACTCCCTATATAAAGTGTCACTCCCCACCATTTCTGTAtgccccctttaggtattggaaggctgctataagatCTTCCTGGATCCTTCTCTTCTCGCGGCTGAAcaactccagctccctcagcctgtcttcacagcagagttgctccagctctctgatgTTCCTTGTGTCTCTcttctggacctgctctaacaagTCCATGTTCTTCTTACGCCGATAGCCCCAGAGgtgaacacagcactccaggtggagTCTCATGAGACGGGAGTAGAGGAGGACACCCACCTCCCTCCatctgctggccacacttctgaTGCAGCCTGTGATATAGTTTACACACTTCTTGAAAAGAGCAGGACAAATCTGGAGCTGATCAGAGTAGAGGAGGGATGGAGAACAGCATGTCTAAGGAAGCAGAAGACTGCCGAAACCATTTAAGAGCAAGGTGGCAGTTTCTTCTGAACATGAAAACTCTTAAAAACAAGTGTTTGAGAAGGGCGTATAGGCTTTATTAACCCATTCTCTGTCTTGCCACTGTTTATAAGGACAAAGTACTACTATGAGATGCAGCTTTGTGTGGGTTGGTTTGGCAGTGTTATCCCAGGGGACTCTCCTTAGTTggcacacagattttttttaaagctacctCATCACAGCaaacagtgagaaaataaacaatgtaCATACATTAACCTTCTGCTCGGCCCTCTGTAACAGGAAACTCCCTGGTGCTGAAACCCAAATACCAAGGCAGGTGGCAGGAGTTTGGCAGCCAGGAGACCCACGCTCTAGTGCCTGCCTTCAGGCACTCTCCTAAACTCTCCCCAAGCTGCTTAAggtttttctttcagacaaaATCTGTGAGACGCATGAATCGACAGCATAGTGTCAGTAGCAGGCTTTCAGAGAAATATTCCCCTGAAAAAGCACAGACCTACTCTGTCTTCTCCCACTTCAGACACTGTTGATTTTGATGCTCGCCACAACCACCTCAGGTGATGGCGTTACCTGAGGGGAAAAGGTTTGAGATTTTTAGCATCCTAAAAACAACCTGGAGCCCCTCTCTTGGGATTCTGCAGCTGTCTGAGTTGTCAGGTGTTGCAAAAACTTGCTAGGAAAACCCAGAACAGGATGCAAACTGTTGCCTGTTCCAGCATCCAACAATGAGCTTCTTTTCCAGCCTCTGGGTCAGCAGAAAGCAAGGTGCTGATCTTGCCACAGTTCCTAGGGCCAAAGTAAATTCTCAAGCAACAGGGAAAAGAACAGAGCAAAAGGACTACTTGGTTGTACCAGGTCACTGGTTAGGAGCAATAATCCCTGTTCTTTTCATTATTACCAAAAATGTCTGTTTGAAACCCTCTTATCACTACCAAAGAGTGCTAAAAGAAGCAGCATTTACAAGTCCCCTTGCACAGCAAACTCTGCTTACGAATACGAAGGTAATGATACAGAAGCGCTAATGAGAGCAAGGCAAGGCTGTGTGTAATTATCAGGTATAGGTTTTGGTGGTGTTggcttttttaattgtttacaGCCAAGTAGCTCTCTGAATCCTAAGTCATCCATGTGCAGTAATACAACTTAGTTACTTGAGAGCTACTGTAGATACATGTACCAATAAGACATGCTCACAAACTGTTCAGGGCAACCAAATTAGAAAATGGGCTTAGTGATAGAGAAACCAGCTCTCCCCAatttcagaagcagctctgctaCAAAAGGCTTGCAGTCTCAGATGAGATTTGTGAGACAGACAAGGCTTGCAGGCACCATTGCTTTCTTCCCTGCACTTCTTATTTGTGTGTAAGCAAGGCGAAAAACCTCCTGGCTGCATGCTTGGGTAACAGTAAGTGGTACCAAATGGAACTTGTTAGGCTGATCAACAGCCATAAACTGGTGGCTGCACCTCCTCTTTGGGTGCAACtggaaaggagggagagaggtaAGTGCAACTTTTTCAGGATAGCATATTTAGGCTGTAGTGGTTGGGGGGTTGTTCAGTGTTTGCTTTGGCTCTTCTGCATGCTTGCTCTCTGTGTGATGAAGAGTATGTTTTAGTTAATCTGGATCTGGCAGATATATCCTTAATGAAAAACTTTTCAAGTACTTTGTATGTAATTAAAAGTTAATATTCATCTGGTTTTTGTATGAGGTTGCGTACTGAAACAAACCTATGTTCCTACTGTAGTACCACTTGGAGACTTGGATGGCCCCATCACCTTTGCACTGCACGTTAATATGCTTTATCTACAAATCTTAGTTTCGGAGCAGGTTTGGTTAGCAGCAGAAAATGACATGCCTTACAACTGAGTGCTCGTTATAGCCAATACATACACATTCTTGAGACTTCAACATGCTTTGTCTGTGACATGAGCTGAATGCTGCGAGGGGTTGCTGTGGTCAGTGTCTTGTCACTTGCCCTTCCAGCTCCACCTACTTGTAGGCTACCTCTACTAATAACTTATGTGTGCATGTAATACAAACAGAATGTGgcataattaatttatttattaattcaaaATTGCTATTTTCTTATAAGCACAAGGGAAAAGGATGTGCAACTCTTTTACAGGATGGATTACTCCTTCAACAAAATGATTTACTTTAAATGTGTACATATTAACAGCTTTCCTGCCTTCATGTGAAGTTCAAGAAATGCAGGTGTTCACAAGCAGATTACTTGATGTTGCATCTTCTTTGCTAATTTTAGTTTAGCAATCTCCAACTGTAAAGTCAATTGCTCTGCAAACACTGGGGAAAATTACTTCTAAATACACATTTCTACCTATAGCACGTGtgcaaaaatcaaaaatattttgtgttaataacaacaacagagGACAAGAAGTTTGagccaaaagaaaagcaaataataattaaaaaaacccTACAATGCACAGCTGCTGCGCTGACCTTGACATACAACAATAAAAGAACCATTTCTGAAACTCTAGAGGTGTCAATCAAAGTGAAAAGCTGCAAGTCtacatattattttttgttattctcaGGTTCTCTAAGAGCACATTTTGTGTGATTCATGAAAGAAACTTATTGTGAAGAAAACGCGGTGAGTTAGggggagaaacaaagaaatagagCAAAGTATAGAAGTAAAGACACTAGAATTactattttcaaatgtattagTAATTCAAAAATGTTTACTGCATGACTTTGAAATGACAATTGATAAAAGGGGTGTACTGTGCCCAAGGTTgaaaattttctttgatttgaCTAGAGGCCTGGGGAAGTTGGGGCTGCTCACAGGcctgtgcttttccttttaGAGAACTGTTAATGGTTTGCAAATCCATGTTgttctttgccttctttttttttttttttttcttcaaggcaGGGTAGGGTGTGACTCATTTTCCACAAATGTTGCTGCAATGCTATGTTAATCGATTTCACAGATATGCAcagaagcagagaggaagaTAGGAAAACAATCTATTCTAGTGTCTTAGCAGGCACAGCTGTGGGtaaaaatactttggaaatgattaaaaatcctttaaaattacAATATGTCAGGTTTTGATATTATTTAACTAAAGGATCCCAGAACCCCACTATGAAATCGGAGAGTTCTGtcagagaaaagctgtttttgcaCAGGTATTAGTCATAGAAGAGCAAGCATTAAGTTTCTGTAAGCACCATTTGTAGATAGGTTaggaataatttcatttctgtttgcaaaaagcaaagcttCCTAAAATAACTATAGTCTCCAGTGAAAGCCAAAAACCTAAcgcaaaacaaaatgttaaggGAAAAGGATGACTATATGCAGTTGTGATCTTATTGCAGACCAAAATCTGATGCagtattctttattttctttcaattcatCTTTTCTGAATCTTAACGCTTTCTATGAGATACCTGTGTATTTCTTCAGATGAGGAAAGCATGCATGGAAAAACATTAGCACATTAGCAATGAGAAGAAGTGAATGCTTGTACAACATTTGCTGATTAAAATCTTGATTCGTGCTGCTTTTTCTGGATAGTAAATTTGCCtgaaatgaaattcaaataTGTATGAAGATGAAAATTTCTAAAGCTAGCTGtaaatgaaaaagagagagTGCCACCTGCTGGGCTTACAGCTGTGTTAAAATTGCTTCTTCAGTTATATGATGTGCAGGATATTGTTCAGTACTTTTTGGAGCTGAAACAtttaagaaatgcttttcttgctAAAATTtgatagtaaaataaataaaataatgttggGGAATCACTCACCCTTTTTGATAATGAATATTCATAATGAGGATGTGgtggtttttaatttatttttttttaagaaggatGAATCAGTGACAGGCTTGCTCCATAAAATCATCCATCATGCATAAGATCATTTTAAGgctacttcattttaaaagggaTAATTCGCATTAAATCCAGTTTGACAAATTATTGTTGATTTGCTGTTATCTATGATTAATGTCGCTAACAATATCAAGTAACTGCCCCCCACCTGTGTAACCAAGAGGACTTCTACACAatctttttctctatttattaAAGCTTCTTtatgctttgttgttgttgtgtggtgttgtttgctttttttttttctgtgctacaTCTGCTTCActgtttaaaaatctttcttgccTTAAAACTGTGTTTCATGTAAACCCCATTATGAGAAACTGTGCCTTTATTCTATCAAATCCTTTAACAATTAGGCagactttcatttttcagtcaaaaaagACTGAGTTTTACTGTTGTATTCTCATTGTTGATGCATTTTTCAAACAGCATGTAAGGAAAATGAGGATGAACAACTTTCACCTGCTATAAAGCCAAATGACATTTTGCAAGTGCGGAAGAAATAGTAAAGAgtataaaatgaggaaaaaaaagtaactgtaCCTGCTTAAGAAATCTGTCAGATGCTTGGCTATGTTTAGCTAACACATTTGGCAAAGCAGGGTTTGCATATTCAAATTGAGGATTGTATGTGAAATCTGACTtgaagaatttcattttctccttctccacaTTGGAAGGCTTGATTGCAGTTAGTAGACAGAGTTTTTGGCCAGAGACATCTCCCTCTTTTCCACAGCTTTTTGGTGACTGGGATTGCTTTATCTTTGACTGATTGAAATGCCTCTTGGCTCTACTTCTGGGTCGAGGTGGCAGTCCTACACTGTTACCTGAAACTGAAACAGTGTTTGCAAACTTCATGCTGTTAGACCCCAGGCTGGTGATGAAGATGGAGGGCTGCCTGTTTGTGCAGCACCACCCAGCGCTGGGCAAAGGCAGTGGGCCTTGGATTTTGCAGTGCTCGCTGCTCCTCAAGGTGGTAGAGCACTTTGtggcttttctgtgtttcttgtgGTGAGCGGAGGACTGCTTCTGAGCGTagtgtttcttctcttctttgctCTGAAGAAGGACATTGTAGCTGCTGGTTCCTGTTGTGAAAGTGTTCTTAAGGACTCCAGGAGACAGGTGCTGGAGgctgttttcattattaatgtTCACCTTGTGTTCTGGACTCAGGATTGATTTCTTAGAAAGCTCTTGCTTAGGCCAGTGAAGTTTTTCTGCATtaaagagggggggaaaaaatctgagAACATATTTGACTGTTTCATACAGTGACACTCATCTTAAAGactcaaaacaacaacaaatgaaacGCACAACTTGTCTTAACTGTAGTCATATCATGTCAATCTTGACTTCTAGACAAACGGAAGAAGTCTGCAAGCGCATCTAAAGAGAGGCTTGTAAATATGCAGCTAAACAAGTGTTTTATGCTTGCACCTCCATGTATAGATGCATGTCTTGCACGAGGGCAACCAGTTTTCAGCAAACAACCGACCTTTCTAAAATGGGGTTCTGCGCATGGCTTTACCTATGTGCACAGTTACACTTCTGGCTTTAAGCAACATCTGATCTTTATCATGCAAGGAAGGCTTTTGCATGGATAAAGAGtaactttaaaaatcagaaaccaCCATGTATCCTGCCTGCATATTCACATGCAGATTTTCCACAGGGGTCTGTGCTGTGGTATCAGTAGTCTAGTAGGCAGGACCTGACTCGCAGAACTTACTCTCGCTAAGGATGAAAACGGTAGAGTGGGCCAGCCACAGCAGACAATTTGCAGCACCATACAAACAGCAGCATGAATTTAGTGTGATAAATTAGTaggggtttgttcattgtccttgagaatttcaagaatctactgaggagataaggtttCACAACTCATGGCATTGTAACATGGGGACAAATGAGGAAGGGGGGTTGGGTAAACatccttgttaaaacaaagattttgtaaGATACCACCCACCCACCGCAAGACATCCTATTTTGcccccacctgaacacaagcacaacTCACCGGAGGAAGAACAACAAGCCCCAACAACAGACTGCGCAGCTTCA includes:
- the MATCAP2 gene encoding putative tyrosine carboxypeptidase MATCAP2 isoform X1; the encoded protein is MLESIRVTEKLHWPKQELSKKSILSPEHKVNINNENSLQHLSPGVLKNTFTTGTSSYNVLLQSKEEKKHYAQKQSSAHHKKHRKATKCSTTLRSSEHCKIQGPLPLPSAGWCCTNRQPSIFITSLGSNSMKFANTVSVSGNSVGLPPRPRSRAKRHFNQSKIKQSQSPKSCGKEGDVSGQKLCLLTAIKPSNVEKEKMKFFKSDFTYNPQFEYANPALPNVLAKHSQASDRFLKQSINIMERTLQKYGSYEKFEQATGGSLLTKSRIWNHVRKYMVKEGCLGEIVVHLTEDLLSRASMTVVNGCPTLTINISTAREHWLEGMLRHEIGTHYFRGFNNNSQPWCNWNGRRKHGLKPINPTEEGLASIHSVLFRKDPLLWRAALLYYTVYQASQMSFSQLFQDVGKFVKDPNTRWDYCVRAKRGWTDTSQPGCFNKDQVYLDGILRILRYRESIDFHLLTALGKISYEDVDRLKGLAVIENVRVPHFLQDHARYMEQLEKIMEVNELTDEELQDLIN